From Calothrix sp. PCC 6303, a single genomic window includes:
- a CDS encoding ISAzo13 family transposase (programmed frameshift): MVLTDSLKKLFIETASQLKGAEKRRFMASTVQSLGLGGQRLAQSELGWNRDTIRKGTRELKSGITCVDNMSGKGRYKAEEHLPNLLEDIKKIVDFYSQTDPSFKSQRLYTRLSAAEVRKQLIEKSGYSDEKLHTSETIRVKLNNLGYKLRRVKKVQPQKKFPQTDAIFEQLDVVNKDADEDKSVLRLSMDGKACVKIGSFDRGGKSRDGVKASDHDYNPKTTVTPYGIFLPELDELFLYFTESKVTSDFIVDILEDFWSCEKHRFSEVKTLLLNQDNGPQNSSRRTQFMKRIVEFAHKHQVNIRLAYYPPYHSKYNPIERTWAVLENHWNGSILDELETALNFASTMKWNGKHPVVKLVHETYENGVKLTKKAMAQIEKQIERLTDSNHEVFPNLGNWFIDICCSKTNVISF, translated from the exons ATAGTATTAACTGATTCTCTGAAAAAGTTGTTCATTGAAACTGCATCTCAATTAAAAGGTGCAGAAAAGCGTAGATTTATGGCTTCGACAGTTCAAAGCTTAGGTTTAGGAGGGCAAAGACTTGCACAATCAGAATTAGGATGGAATCGAGACACAATTCGCAAAGGAACAAGAGAATTAAAAAGCGGTATTACTTGTGTTGATAACATGAGTGGCAAAGGACGTTACAAAGCAGAAGAACATCTGCCAAATCTTTTAGAAGATATCAAAAAAATAGTTGACTTCTATAGTCAAACCGATCCGAGTTTTAAAAGTCAAAGACTATATACTAGACTCAGTGCAGCCGAAGTTAGAAAGCAATTAATCGAAAAGTCTGGTTATAGTGATGAAAAGTTACATACATCAGAAACAATTCGAGTCAAATTAAATAATTTAGGTTATAAGCTCAGAAGGGTAAAGAAAGTTCAGCCTCAAAAAAAAT TCCCACAAACTGATGCAATCTTTGAGCAATTAGATGTAGTAAATAAAGATGCAGATGAAGATAAGAGTGTTTTACGTCTAAGCATGGACGGAAAAGCCTGTGTTAAGATCGGCTCATTTGACCGAGGGGGTAAAAGCCGGGATGGGGTGAAAGCATCAGACCATGATTATAATCCGAAAACAACTGTAACTCCTTATGGAATATTTCTTCCAGAGCTTGACGAGTTATTTTTGTACTTTACAGAATCGAAAGTTACAAGTGATTTTATCGTTGATATTCTAGAAGATTTTTGGTCTTGTGAAAAGCATCGTTTTTCTGAAGTTAAAACACTACTTCTGAATCAAGATAATGGTCCGCAGAATAGTTCGCGGCGTACCCAATTTATGAAACGTATAGTAGAGTTTGCTCACAAACATCAAGTAAATATACGTTTAGCTTATTATCCTCCCTATCATAGTAAATACAATCCAATAGAAAGGACATGGGCAGTACTAGAAAATCATTGGAATGGGAGTATTTTAGATGAACTAGAAACGGCTTTAAATTTTGCTAGCACTATGAAATGGAACGGGAAACATCCAGTCGTTAAGCTAGTACACGAAACTTATGAGAATGGGGTAAAGCTTACAAAAAAAGCTATGGCTCAAATCGAAAAACAGATTGAGCGGCTAACCGATTCTAATCATGAAGTTTTCCCAAATTTAGGTAATTGGTTTATTGATATTTGTTGTAGTAAAACAAACGTGATTTCATTTTAA